In Takifugu flavidus isolate HTHZ2018 chromosome 1, ASM371156v2, whole genome shotgun sequence, the DNA window GCCTGGATCGCTTAACAGGCACTATCTTTTGGAGGTTCTGCAGCACAATTCCCATTTTAAAACGAACATACCCAAATataaagagaagaaatgggCTGAAATAAAGGCTTAAGATAAAGCGCACGTCGAcatagaaaaaaatgaagatgacGCGAACCTCTTACTTATACAcggtagtaataataataaaacaaaactctCGAGGTTAAACGGTTGATAAACCGGCTATGAGATACAATATCGCCACAATCTGGACACTTCAAAACAAAATGATACATACAAATAGCTACAGTTGAAATTTTAACAATGTGTCTGGTAAATCCAGTCAGTATGTTTACCACTAGTTTAATCAAGAAACTCTTTGATTATATCGTAAGGAGCCTCATGAGAAAAAAGAATCCTTCTAAATTCCGGAACAGAATTTGGTAGTCAGGGGAAGCAATTGATGTCGGACCGGAACCGGATATTCAACATACGTTGAACTGGCAAAGCAATCGACGGGAATCTAACCAAAAGGCGCAAACACTGAGATTCTGGTATGTCAAAAAGTTGCATTATGCTACAATACTTTCGGTGTTTTCGGAAGAAACAACTCCCAATCGTTTCGAGCCCAATGTAATGCATTTGTTGTTATCGTATGCTGCAATTTTGCTCAAAAGCCAGTTGAGATATTCTACTTTGAAGAGTAGGCTTATTTTGTGCTGACTATTACgaagtatatttttaaaatgatcccGTCAAATCCATTTGGTGGTTCCCGGGGTGGACAACCAAGTTCTGACGGTCAGCCACAATCCTTTGGACTTTATCAAGCCTCTGCAATTGGACAGTTTTCTCCTCAAGGAAATACCTTTTTTGGCCAGCCAACTACACCGGTGACCACGGTGACTGGAGGGAATCAGACAACCGTGTTTGAGCAGCCTTTGTCAGAAGGTGTTAGCTCAGTCCTTGGACAGACGGCAGTAAAAAGACGAACTGTGTTTGGAAATCCATCATCCACGAGTGTTACCTGTGCATTTCCATCTTCCGGTGTGGCTGAAAACAAAGGTTTTACTTCCTCCAACTTCAGTTTCAAGCCTGTCAACGAATCACTGTTCAAACCCATCTTTGGTGCTGGCCCAGAAACTCAAAGTTCTGCAGTGCCCGACTCAGCTTTTAGCACAAATGAGTTCCAAACAAGCTCCAGTACTTTAAAAAGCAACAGCACCTCCACAaatttcttctctttaactGGAGCCAAGTCAATGCCTGTGGACTTCAACTTCTCACAGCCGTCTTTAGCCCCGTCCGCTCAAAGCAATCCTCTTACAACTGGCAATAGCTCCACAAACGTACAGTTTACTTTTTCGCAGCCGTTACTCCTCTCTAGTACAACCAGTTTGACATCCACCACCCAACCAACCACACCATCATCGTTCAGCTTCTCGGTCAAACCTTCCAAGCCCCAGACAACAACTGTTCTTAAGGGAACCAGTTTTGAACAGTCTTCCCTGTTTGGTGGTACAAAGATTAATGCAGATGCCAACACAGATGAGAAAGGGCAGAACCTTGAAGACACTAATTTATTTCCATCCTTTAGTAGAGGCACCAAACGTAAGGAGGGTACAGTTGTTAGTAGCACTGTCCTAGAGAAGTCTACCACAAATGAGGGCGTCCCAGCAGAAGGAGATTCGCTTGCCCGTCTGACAAAGAGGCCGCTTATGAGGCCCCGTGGCCCATTAGGAGGTATATTCAGCAGAGCATTAAATGATCTTGGCAGAGATGGAAATAATCCTGGGAGGTATCAAGTGACAAAGGGAACATCGCAGCAATTGGCAGTGAGGGAGCAAGAGAGGGAACAGGTTCAAGTTCAGAGTATTGCATCAGATACATCACCTGAAGATCTGCCACAACAAAGCATGGACCAGCTGCAAAGGTCTGAGGGGTCAGGTAAGTCACATATGTTGTGGATATgtactgatttaaaaaaattaaggcAACACCCTACTGGTAAAATTTAACTGTGTATTCATTAGGTTTAATCAATTGAATGGATAACTTACTTTATTTACTAATACTCATCCTGCTTTCTGCATATGACTAATTCCTCACAGATTCAAGAACTAGTCTGCACCCAGATGCTGAAACAAAATCCCCATTGAATTCCACTGGTTCGCCTACTGATTGCAACATCATTCTGTGCAAAAATGTGCCGGCAAACCTCAACAGGAAGGacataattgagaagcactttGGCCGTTTTGGCAAAGTCCGTAAGGTCTTCTGTCGGCCTGCAAAGAATATGGCCACAGTCCACTTTAATGATCACGTGAGTTAACTTGCTGCTATGTGTCCTTGTTAGAGGTTTACACCATACTGGTTATTTTTTGTAGCAAATACCACAGTTATAATGATGATGGGGTGACTGCTTTTAATTCTAAGAAATACGGCAGTAGAGTATTCAGGTAATGGTTGCCTTGCAGCCAGAGAAAGAAATTTCTTCAGCTGTAAGCAGTGTTCCGAAGATAAATCCTAATACTGTATATGTGAGTCGTTGTGACATTCATTGTTTGGTCCCTGACATGTCAGTTTTGTCTGGCCAAAGGAATAGTTCCAAAATATGGTCATCTGTCCCATTGCAGACTAACCCCTGGGCCACACAGCCTGTGGCTTACTCACGTTTTTATTTCGTTTATAGGTTAGAATGTTCACACCTCCTACATCTTGTGCGTGTCGGAGCTGCTTGTGTCGTGATCTTGGAAGAGGCAGAATTTTTTGGTTATATAGCCTTTAGTTAGCTTTTAGTTATATAGTCATTAGTAACATtaataaaaggctttttttcacAAAGTCCTAAACAACGCACTCAAGGTGCAGGATGTGTGGCCCAGGGCAGGGGTAACAAAACGTATGTATCATTCAGTAAACTCACAACCATAACCTCATTTaggcagctgcagctcaagCCAAGAAGAGAGGTAAAGTCCTCCATAACAAGGAGCTCCTTCTTTTGTGGCAGAGAAAAAAGCAGAGTAAGTATTTTATTtcacttcaaaaaaaaaaaagagtgtgtgtggataTTAACTTCCTACAACGAGCAACAGTCCTCTAAAACAGATTTTGGTGCAATAGGCCCAAGTGATAACTGGAGGAGACCTGCAACAGGGACAGAAGAGGCAAAGGTGGGAAGTGAGGGGGACTCCAAGTCCAAGGCATCTTCCTCTCCATATAAAACAATTCCATTCAGTTCTTCCCCTGTCAGGAGTGCAGCAACGTTAAGCCAAAGGTAAAACCTGTCCATGCGTTACGATAGACAGAAATCAAGTTATTTTGCATGGATTtgaacatttattcatttatatctTGGAACACACCAAAGCAAATTCAGGAAACTAATAGAAAAGAAGGCCCACTGATGCAGCATCACATCATGCATCATTAACATGTGCCTTTTGTGTATGATTGGGCTGATAATATttgaaaaatgacattaaattaAGCCATAATTTTCAGGTTGATAGTTTCATTACTGATTCTCAGTAAACTATTTGTTCAAGAACAAAGAAATCCATAGAAGAATCGCCTGCGCACCTAGTCTGATAATGTCTACTGGGGCTGAAGATGAGTGTCCAGTTGCTGTGGTGATTTTTAACATCAGAATGTTTGGAAAAGAGTTTAATTTACAATTTTTGCAGGTCAAATATACATACTAAAAACCAATGACAAATGGTACATTATGTGACATCAAAAGTGTTCTACAGGAGTTGTTTTATATACGTTCTTGCATTTAACTGGAattgtctttgtcccctgtccttCACAGTATGCCAGTGAAGAGGTCACTAATGGCCAAATCTCAACAGTTCAACACTGAACCTCAGAAAGAGAGCACAACTGAGAGCCAGAGCCTGGAATGTCCAGTCCCTTCATCCTTCTCCTACCTGATTGGACAGGTGGCCGAGACAGCTGAGGAAAAATACCGCCTCCTGGAACAGAGAGACAAGATCCTGCGTCAAAGTGAGGCCACCTTCTACAGTGGTCTGTTCACTTGCCAACATGGCATGAACAAACACCTGTTGTTCTTTGTGTCAACACAGGTCGCCCAAAGAGGACAGACCTAGACATGTCAAAGGTGTTTGTGGGGACATGTCCTGACATGTgcccagagaaggagagattCATGAGGGAAACACGGAAACAACTGAGCGTATTTGAAGTCATCCCAGACACCGAGATGgtatttttattcattaaatattttttaatgtgaGAAGGCCAGCAGTACTGTAATGATAGTTTGTAATGTCGCCTGAAAGCAAGATGGTTCCAGGCTCATTTCTAGGCTCCGGACCTTTCTACAAAAATGTCACTGTATAATGGACAATGGCAATGAAGATATCTATAGTATGTGGGTGTGGCATGTTGTACCTGTTCTGCCTGGGTTCTCTGGTTCTTAAAACATCTAAAAGACAATTATAGTTTCTATATGGAATACAGTTCATTTAGTTCAACCAAATTATTTTGGTTTTCATAGAAATTTGGACATGGATTGTGAATAGCGAGCATACGGTATTTGTTAGTAGCACAGACATGGTGTAACGTCTTTGAATATGCTCTGATTACAGGTCGGTGATGTCTTTAGAGATAGGTGTTGCCACCACGAGATGAATTTGAGTGAGAATAGATGAGTGTAAAGTGCTTTTAATGATGAAGAAGGGTGGAAAAACACTATAAAAGCAGTGGATTTACACTCAAAAACCACATGAGCTTTCTAGAAACCCTCTGTGTCCTTACTAGGTGGATCACACAGCCGCAGTAAAGGAGTACAGTCGCTCATCGGCTGACCAGGAGGAGCCTCTGCCCCATGAGTTGCGCCCCCTTCCTGTACTCTGCATGACTATGAATTATCTGGTGACTCAGATCATGGATCAAGTCAATGAAAATTACAGAGATTGGTATGACTTTGTCTGGAATCGGACTCGGGGCATACGCAAAGTGAGTGGCAATCTTTAACTATCATATATCTCATTAGTGAATTATTTTTGGTCTCATAACCTGGGCTGTCGACCTGTTATAATTTTTATCACATTAATCAAAGCTGCTATGGAATCATTTAAATTATTCACAATCAATCCCCATTCACTATTAATTGCATTTCTTTCTGGGGCACTAACAAGTCATTTTAAGACTAAAGGTGGTTTATCATTCCAACAGGACATCActcagcagcacctgtgctGCCCAGACACGGTGTCTCTGATAGAGAAGTGCACACGCTTCCACATCCACTGTGCTCACCACCTGTGTGAGGAACATATATCAGCTTTTGATGCCAAAATCAACAACGAGAACATGACAAAGTGTCTCCAAAGTCTCAAAGAAATGTACCAGGACCTGGCCACACACCAAGTCTACTGCTGCAGGGAGGCAGAATTTCGGCAGTACAGCGTGTTGCTGAGACTCAACGACGGCGACATACTTCGGTCAGATGCATGAGTCACTTATTAATTCTCTTATTTCAACTCTCTTTGCAATATGTAAACACACCCAACTTATTttcaaagagagaaaaacaaaaatgtgcatgCATTTTGAGTTTCTTGTGAATTAATACGTTTATAAATTTCTGTCTGAGCAGGGAAGTGCAGCAATTTCGTGAGGAGGTGCGCAATTCTCCTGAGGTAAAGTTGGCTGTCCAGGCATTTGCTGCAGTCAACAGCAACAATTTTGTGCGTTTCTTCAAGTTGGTGAAAAGAGCCTCATACCTGGTTAGCTGTCTTTTGCACCGATACTTTAATCAGGTAAGCAAGGTTTTCCCTTTTTAAGGTTGATTTAATGTATCAAATTGCATCAGTTAATATGAAGATCAAGTGAGACAGTTACATATACAGTTTGTAATGTGTAAAAACCTGCAATATGCACGCAATTATGCACTTAGGATAATTGTAAATGAGGAGTGAGCAGCAGGGTCATTAGTTTTGTGTATGTGTACTCAATGCAGGTCAGAGCTAAGGCCTTGCAGACTTTGAACCTGGCACACACAGTTGGGCCACGATCAACTGCATTTCCACTTGAAGACATAGTTCGGATGTTAATGTTTAATAGCTCTACAGAGGCAATTGATTTCATCCATCACCATGGCCTGATCATCAATGACACGTGAGTGTTAATTTTATGTTTCAGAACATTCAATCATTTCCAGTACCTCATTGTAGATGGTGAATATGTGTGAGCCCAAATATTATTGTTTTCTGaacaaaaaaaggttaaagGCATGCTTTTCTGAGTAAATCATTACACAGTTTTATATTTATCCAAGTATTCTAAAACTCTAACGTCAAATTTCTATTGTCCATAGTTTTGTAGAGATGAGTCGCATAAGCTATCAGCAGCCGGACCTACCTTTGTCACCGAACAAGTCTGACATAATCCTTGCAAAGAAAAACGCTTTGGTTGGAGAGGTAGTTAATGGCGGGCCCCTTCCAAGCCCACCCCAACACAACCCTGTATGCAGCTTTGACTCCCAGAACAAGTACCGCGGTGAGGCCCTTGTGGCTGAAGCCACCACTGGCCAATTTAAAGGTATTTCTGTGGATGCTTTCACCAATTATTTTTACACTGACATTTCTGACACTGGATAAAATGTTGCACTTGGCCAAGCCTTTAGGGTTAGTACATATCATCAATACTCTGTCCTACAGTTAATATTTACTACAACTGGTAAAAAAATAACCATTAACATTATGAAAACCAGCTGCACTAATTGTCCGGTCTCCACATCTGAAAAGAGTTTATAATCTTACTCCTTCtctaaaagtgtttttaattatCAGCTGCAGATCCAAAGCTGGAGGTTAGGATTGTGGACACCTCCGCTGTATTTGGTCAGCCTGCAGGCATGAAAGACCAGATCACAGAGCTCACAGAGCCGTATCACATGTTGGACGAATCCACAGAAAGCCAGCAGCTTTTCTTGCCAATATCTCATCCTCAGCCTGTAAAACCACCATCACCCAAACCAGTGTACCACAACGAGGTGAGTGAGGGGTCTCTAATTCCTCTCATAGCATTTAGCAACAAATCAAACATAATAGATACCATGCTGTGCAAATATACtttttacatgtgtgttttcccaTGATTTGTATCATGTAGTAAATCTGCCTATATTATTTCCAAgctgttttgtttatttgtggtACATTAGATCCTATTTACATTGGAACGAGCTGCTGGAATTGccatcattttctcttttttgaaaacGAATGCATTCATGCAGAAACGTCCAGAAAATGCTCCACTCTTGTACCTGTTTTTAGAAAGAGCCATTTTCAGGGACGAAAGATGCCCTTTTTGTGTAAACGGACAGCCGAAACATGACAGAAGTGTCACGTTCTCTTTTGAAAACCTTCTCGTGTAAACGGGGCCAAtcaactggatcagctgatcGTAAAATAGTATTGACAACAGTCCTGTGCAAACTAAAATAGTAGTATAGCACTCAGAGTTTTTGCTCCTTGATGTTTTTCCAGGGCATCGTAGTAACTTTGGTGTTTCTGTTACAACATGCAGGACATTGCAAGTGTACTGGAGTGTGTGATTGATGAGGTGGTTGCAGAAGCAGTCACAGAGGTAGCCCATGATGGTGTCCGCTACGTCACAACAGCTATTGTGTAAGTCTTAAATGTTCCACATTTAATTCATCATGCCAATATTGTACTTTTTTACACTTATCAGTTAAAATTGTTGACCAGTTGGTCACTGTGGAGCTATACATATGCTTTCCATTATCATGCCCAATACTTTGCTCTGTTATTTTTGATCCCTCAGGGAGAGTAGTGTGCACACAGAGTCTGTGCTCAGTGAGGTGATGGGACAGTTACTGAAGGAGATCTCGTCAGAGGAGATAGAAAAGGAGAGACTGCGAgttacagaagaaaaacagaagcttGAAGAAGCCAGGTTGGTCACATGATTTTTAAACCAGAAAGAGGCAAAATAATGATTCAATGCATTGTTTTGTCTTCggcagaaggagacaggagcATGAAGCCTTCTTGATGAACTTTAGTCACTCTCTCTGTACAACACTTGTCCTTGAAGTTTTGGATGAGACCTTAAAGGCTATTGCAATCTCAGAGATACAGTAAGACTCTAAAACtctatcatattttttgtgtggaatcatctaaaaaaaatcaaaagtgCTTGAGTTTAAGTGACAAAATATTTCTTTAAGACTTTCAGAACCTGTGTGATGTGTTATtgttaatgttttttaaaatataggtGTACTTATTAAAGAGATTTTCTTTCCAGGAAAGCAGTAGATGAGAAGGCCCAATTCGTAGCAAAATGCACGGAGCAAATCTGCGCAACTATAGTGGAAGAGACTTTGAATGCAGACATCACTGCGTTGGTTGAAGACATTCTCGAAGCAAAGTTGCAGTGCATCCGGAAGTACATTGACAGGTAAATGTTGAATGCATCCGTGGCAGACAGGAAAGCCGATGTTATCTGTTTGCATCAAACCTACACAGGTTGCCACTGCTAATATTGCACACTTTCAGAAATATTGTCATTCATTATAGGGACAGACTCCAGTGGTGTGTTTCTAACTTAGCCTTCCCATTTAGTTTCCTGTCTGCTAAGGTATAAAGAAGAGAGACCATCCTGAAACAAGATCATTCAAACTTAGTTTTATCAAATAATTAAAAGCTGCACGTTGATTCCGGTTACATCCTCTAAAAAGTAATGTCTGAAATCTGTTTTCGTCTGCAACATCAGGTGGCGCAAAGTTGTGGCCCTTCGTCAACAGCTGAAGAGACAGATGCGAGTGTtccctgctgctccctgctttGTTGACCCCCTACGTAAACAGAGGGCTTTGGTTCCCAGCGCACCTTTGGAGCCCTGCATTGAAGAACTTGCCCATGGTGTCGTACACTTGGGTAACGCAGGCACACTAGCTATCTCAAGCACTAGGTCTGTTACTGCTCTGTCTGTGCatttacatttgcatgtttatgcAGGTCATTTAAGTTTCAGGTCCATTATGTAAAGTAACACATTATTTGATTTTACAGGTTGCTGAAATTGAGAAAAGAAGTATTCCAGCAGATGAGAGTCCATTTCTActatcagcagctgctggagtaaGTCATGCATATGTCTTTAAACTACTGTAGAAGAAACATCTTGACATTTCTGTTCTGCTTCTTTCAGTGAGGCTGTGTGGCTGCCGCTCAACCTGCCACAACTGGTGGTAGAAAATACCTCCAAAGCAGGTGACCATATCTTCTGGAAAGCGGTCCTCCTCTTGCCCAGTTATCATGATAGTGTGAGCAACCTTTCAGATAGGTAAGCATATCATCCTTTACACTcaattttaaccatttttaaTTTGGCATGCTTTGCTACAGGGCGCGTGTGTTTGTATCATGTCGAAATGTCTTTGTAGAGCCAttgtctaaaaataaataagcattTCCACCTTTATATTTGtcctctgctctttgcagaatCTTGTCAGAATGGCTTGAGACAAAATTTGGTGGGAGCCAGGAGCCCTCTGATGGCACACTGAGGACGATCCATTTCGCTAACACAATTCAGGAAAAAGAACAATGTCTTCACAGAGTGCACATTAGCATAAAGGTGAGAACACACCCATGGTCATGGTCTACTCGCCAATAAAGATGAGACAACAAATTTGTACATTACACTTTGTTGTTAATATCCTCTAGGTTTAGTTCCATATGCGTTTAATGTTATTACACTGTCTGGCAAAAGTCTGGGAAAATATatcatcatttatttatacCCTGCTTTTCCTCCAATGGTAAATGCAAGACATTAAGGACTGTGTGGTTTTAGACTGGGATTCCATCCCTCTGATTTCAGCTGTCTTACTGATGGACTATATCGGGTTTTCTTTCCTCTAGGCTCTACGGGGCCCTCTGAATGAACAAGGCATGTCCAAAATGGAGAGTTTTGAGTTCCAAGGGACAAGAGCTCTGATTATGCTTCTTCCTTCAACATCCATtgaagagacagaggagaatGAGTCAGATGTGCCTCTTCTGTCAGCCCTGCTTCAACTAAAGCAGTTCCAGCAGGCTAGTACCTGTCAGGGGCCACTGCCTCTGGTCATACTCATACCAGGATCTGACACTGGGATTACACAGAAACTTGAAGAAGGTGATTTTTACAGTACCAAAGAATAATTATACTTCATGTACTTAATCCTATAATCATTAAGCTTGACACTATAGTAAATACAACTCTTGGTTATTCCTTTTTCAGCTCTGTTGCTTCAAGAACTGGTCCAGGAAGACCTTATATCAGAGTACAAATTCTTCTTCATACCAGAGTCTACATGTGACCTACGGGGATGCGGAGAGGTAGTGCATAATTTCATCTCTCTTGGTTGTTTTAAGGCTTTTATTTCCATGATAGCATATTAGTCGACACTTCAAAAAACTATTTTTTGCCTCAAGCCAACCATAATTGGACAACTGaatttgtgtgcatgtaaatgtaaatgataTTGGTGTTCTCCATATCTGAATAAGATGGCACATGTATTgcttgattaaaaacaaactagACAAGGCATAAAcagaaacattaaagaaaaccaaatccagttgtttattatgtgatatactgtatataatatGTCAGCCGGAAAAGGGGACCACGTTAACCTGCCAAAGGGGGCATATCACCATCTAGTGTTGAAGAGGGGGACATCATTCTCTCAGTTTTTCCAATTTTCACTGATGCTTATAAACAGGGACATCACTCATTTAAGCTGTGCAACGTTCTGAGTCTTTGTTTAAATGTGCATATTTACATGAAATATAAATCATGTAATGTTTACAATTGCTGCCTTCACTTTAACATGTCTTCAGTAACTTATTTTCATGTTGCGAGCACTAAGATAGTATGAGAAAGCATCTAAGGCATCAGTGTTGTATTTgtaaatctggaaaaaaaaaaagttactcTTCAGAGTTTGTGTTGACCGTGTGATCTCAATTTTTGGTGATAACAACTGGCAACTCTGCAAAAcatcctgttttttgttttcagctAAAGCAGGTGATGAGATGGCTCATTGCCCGTGCCCCTCCAGCCATCCCCCTGtcctgtcagactctgcagcagctggtagAAGTCACACTGAACCACGAGTTCATTTCCAAAGTTTTCATCGAGCACCAGAAGCGAATGGCTGCACAGCTTCCCTCCGTGCACCCTGCACCTGTCATCAGCCTGTACAATGCTGTCCTGACTCACATTGCCAACAATGTTACGCCCCCAGAAATGGGAACATTGCCTCCCTGTGAGTTTTGGCAACCCGAGAGCCCTGAATTTGTCCCTTATCTGGGCTGGAACTTTGTTCATCACCAGGCCTGGATACGCAAAGCCATTCTCAGCTTGCAGCTACCGCAGTGGGACAGTTTGTCTGTCACAGGTCAGTGATTGACAACTAACACTACAAAGCCTAAACTCATGCTTCTTTTACTGAACAAAAAAGTATTCACATCTCCCATCATGAacccttctctctctgtcttttacACACTCTCTTAAGACTCTTGGACAGAGCTCTGTTCCTCAGTCTTTAGTTATGCTGCTCAGGTGCCACTCACAGGCCACAGTCAACCACTTCTAATGTCACGGCTAAAAAACCTTCTGGAAAGAGTCAGAGTAAAGGGCAAACTAATCCCTGGAAACATGTGTTCTGACGTCACTTGGATTCCCTGGGACAATATAGTGTTGGTTTGCATAGACCAGAAGCTGCGAGACTGGCAGATTCCTGGACCACCTCACTATGAAGGTGAAGACATCTGTTAGTTTCAATAGCAGTCAGTATGTCTGATGACCTGTGTCAtagtttttgtttgttgttgcagaTGCTCTAACAGATAATGGTGAGATCCTGGTTTATTTCCATGCGGAGTCATTAAATGGTTTCAAGTCCCCTGAAGAATGGACTCAGGTGGTTAGGCAGACGCATAAGGAGAAACTGCAGGAGAGCCAAGAGTAAGAAATGCCACAAACACATGTAGCACTTGCTCAGTTATGTAAGAATTGTACGTTATTGTGCCATTGCTACTGCAGCACCAGAGTAGTGCTACAAAAAGTCCATAAATGTTCTAAAAAATAAGGTAATTACTGCTGAAGATCCACCAAGAACATGGTACTATTTTAACAAATGTGCTTTAGATTTGTTATTCAGAAATTCGACTCGTCTTCTGCTCATTTTAATGCAATAATTGACTCTTTACTTTTCTTAGAATGGGCTCAGTTGCTTGTGCTGTACCCAGCAGACTGTCCTTTGGGCAAGAAGCATTTCACAGTCTTGTGGAGCTGGCAGAGACTTCTACAGCCtttctggacacacacactccaacagcACAGGAGTTGCTGGGCCACAGAGTCCTGCAAAGCTTagatgaagagagaagagaaagccAAAGGTAGCACTAATTTAAGGTTATAGATGTGCTCTGACTGATGTCCAGAGGGTCCTTTATTTTAGAAGGGATTGAATTTAACATGTTTAACCAGAGCAGGTGATTTTGTATTGATGACATGCAATATAATTAAATGGTTTCCTAAAATTTTTAATTCGGTTCATTTGTTTGTCAACCTCTTAGAACAGTAGATGAGTTAAAAAGTAGGGGGGAAATTGTTGTGTTACAGTCGTGTTAACGGTTATCATGTGGTTGTTATCAGACTACACCGCAAGAGGTTTATTTCTAAATCATGGTTTACATTCTGCACTTGTCCTGGTTTGTCTTAGGTGCACGGATCAGCTTCAGCGATGGCTGGATAGTGACCCGTTGGAACACATTTCAAccctttttcctccatcacacacTTTGGGGTCTACAACTCTATCAACAACATATACACCTGCAGCCAAGACTCGAGACGCCACCATCCCATAGGTACACCCTCACCGTAGAACATACTTTTGGATCATTGCACATAAGTGTAAATAGTTTTTTACTTtaatatttttccttttttttgtgggggggggggatacagaACAAGAGCAAGCTAACAGCCTGAAGTAGTCTGCTCAACAGGAACAATCCTTTTTTCTGGCTGTTTAACCGTTAGTGTGTTGTCATAGATCACACCATTGTACCTTTTATGACTCGGGGGTTTATTATAGACATTAACCTCAAATGTTTTTACTCTTGCTTTTACCACGGATTGAGCAATTGTAGTGATAAATTGTGTGACTGGTTTTCTGTGTAAATCAGCTAACATCCGTATCCTTAAAGTGGAGGATTGTTTTAAAAGTAATAAAGTTCTGTGGGTCACAATTGTGTAGTGTTCTTTTGTCATTCTGCAGTTTGAAAAggcatttctattttttttccttgtttttgttcttgcaAAAGCCCCCCATCATTAAATCATTTAACGTGCTATTACAATGACAAGACCCTGGCTGTGGAGCGTCCTTCAGTGGAAAAAGGCTTAATGTGCATGTCAACCCAGGATACAATGCACTTCAGTACTTGGCTCTAATCTCGGGCAGATTGTCACCTAAATCAAACCAGTTCTACAAGATAGATGACGACTTTCACCACAGAAACTGGAATCCCTGGGTAGATCAGGAAACCCTGATGGATTGGACTGTTGAGCCCAACCCAATCTAAATGATCAACACCTTGTTATGTACCAGTATAATCTTTCCAGTCTTTCTGTCCGTCAgtccgtctgtctgccccccccccctctctcgctcacaGCAGGTTTCGATCACAAATTACTGGCATGTTgcatcttttcttcctctcgtTCTGTCCACACCCTGCCCTATCACCTCTTCTGCTGTTATTAAAAGGAAGTTCCCCCACGTGAGC includes these proteins:
- the mcm3ap gene encoding germinal-center associated nuclear protein isoform X1, producing the protein MIPSNPFGGSRGGQPSSDGQPQSFGLYQASAIGQFSPQGNTFFGQPTTPVTTVTGGNQTTVFEQPLSEGVSSVLGQTAVKRRTVFGNPSSTSVTCAFPSSGVAENKGFTSSNFSFKPVNESLFKPIFGAGPETQSSAVPDSAFSTNEFQTSSSTLKSNSTSTNFFSLTGAKSMPVDFNFSQPSLAPSAQSNPLTTGNSSTNVQFTFSQPLLLSSTTSLTSTTQPTTPSSFSFSVKPSKPQTTTVLKGTSFEQSSLFGGTKINADANTDEKGQNLEDTNLFPSFSRGTKRKEGTVVSSTVLEKSTTNEGVPAEGDSLARLTKRPLMRPRGPLGGIFSRALNDLGRDGNNPGRYQVTKGTSQQLAVREQEREQVQVQSIASDTSPEDLPQQSMDQLQRSEGSDSRTSLHPDAETKSPLNSTGSPTDCNIILCKNVPANLNRKDIIEKHFGRFGKVRKVFCRPAKNMATVHFNDHAAAAQAKKRGKVLHNKELLLLWQRKKQSPSDNWRRPATGTEEAKVGSEGDSKSKASSSPYKTIPFSSSPVRSAATLSQSMPVKRSLMAKSQQFNTEPQKESTTESQSLECPVPSSFSYLIGQVAETAEEKYRLLEQRDKILRQSRPKRTDLDMSKVFVGTCPDMCPEKERFMRETRKQLSVFEVIPDTEMVDHTAAVKEYSRSSADQEEPLPHELRPLPVLCMTMNYLVTQIMDQVNENYRDWYDFVWNRTRGIRKDITQQHLCCPDTVSLIEKCTRFHIHCAHHLCEEHISAFDAKINNENMTKCLQSLKEMYQDLATHQVYCCREAEFRQYSVLLRLNDGDILREVQQFREEVRNSPEVKLAVQAFAAVNSNNFVRFFKLVKRASYLVSCLLHRYFNQVRAKALQTLNLAHTVGPRSTAFPLEDIVRMLMFNSSTEAIDFIHHHGLIINDTFVEMSRISYQQPDLPLSPNKSDIILAKKNALVGEVVNGGPLPSPPQHNPVCSFDSQNKYRGEALVAEATTGQFKAADPKLEVRIVDTSAVFGQPAGMKDQITELTEPYHMLDESTESQQLFLPISHPQPVKPPSPKPVYHNEDIASVLECVIDEVVAEAVTEVAHDGVRYVTTAIVESSVHTESVLSEVMGQLLKEISSEEIEKERLRVTEEKQKLEEASRRRQEHEAFLMNFSHSLCTTLVLEVLDETLKAIAISEIQKAVDEKAQFVAKCTEQICATIVEETLNADITALVEDILEAKLQCIRKYIDRWRKVVALRQQLKRQMRVFPAAPCFVDPLRKQRALVPSAPLEPCIEELAHGVVHLGNAGTLAISSTRLLKLRKEVFQQMRVHFYYQQLLDEAVWLPLNLPQLVVENTSKAGDHIFWKAVLLLPSYHDSVSNLSDRILSEWLETKFGGSQEPSDGTLRTIHFANTIQEKEQCLHRVHISIKALRGPLNEQGMSKMESFEFQGTRALIMLLPSTSIEETEENESDVPLLSALLQLKQFQQASTCQGPLPLVILIPGSDTGITQKLEEALLLQELVQEDLISEYKFFFIPESTCDLRGCGELKQVMRWLIARAPPAIPLSCQTLQQLVEVTLNHEFISKVFIEHQKRMAAQLPSVHPAPVISLYNAVLTHIANNVTPPEMGTLPPCEFWQPESPEFVPYLGWNFVHHQAWIRKAILSLQLPQWDSLSVTDSWTELCSSVFSYAAQVPLTGHSQPLLMSRLKNLLERVRVKGKLIPGNMCSDVTWIPWDNIVLVCIDQKLRDWQIPGPPHYEDALTDNGEILVYFHAESLNGFKSPEEWTQVVRQTHKEKLQESQEMGSVACAVPSRLSFGQEAFHSLVELAETSTAFLDTHTPTAQELLGHRVLQSLDEERRESQRCTDQLQRWLDSDPLEHISTLFPPSHTLGSTTLSTTYTPAAKTRDATIP